A genomic stretch from Candidatus Aegiribacteria sp. includes:
- the secD gene encoding protein translocase subunit SecD, translating to MTKSANWRNWSSIALFVVSILMVWPTFHWYTLPTAERDRAEASVQPETDNPHLRAVLDTLQSQGGESLLEEYRNLYRTSEGTIKLGLDLQGGMYLSYMVVPTPGLDEEEAIDQALEVIRNRINEFGVSEPSITRQGSDRIVVQLPGVRDPERARAIVERQAMLEFKLVAYPSEEHPTVSSVPVLRQVDNFLTGKEEEEPASIDSLIGESSDTTGIEATEISIQDTDSSVQFDSPEGFSLPQRETEGENLADEITIPEMERPGSLASLIEMASEDISYSTVGIAPGDWIVYVGDKMDRLNDVINTPAVDSIMAEANLRFVFGRLEETPQGSLRALYILPRDMTRGWERQIDEVREEYLLTGASLTDVRIRMGSAQSLSNNPYLILEFDSDGARNWEQITGNNVDKRVAIVLDGTVYSAATIRERISGSGTRLSGGFSTEEARDLRLVLKAGSLPAELVIAEEQTIGPSLGQQSINNGMLAGIIAICLVAAFIIIYYGTGGVIAILALIFDMLIIMGVLCFPGPLAQLGVKGLNATLTLPGIAGIILTIGMAVDASVLIYERIREEKRAGKGIRAAVRSGYSRAFVTILDANLTTLITALVLYKFGTGPIKGFAVTLSIGILASMFCSLVFSRAVIELLLKSKKKKDLSFGKFSVLGDRHFSFVEMRKKTYLISAVVILIGMGAFFINGGLDLSIDFTGGLETNVISNTASTTGELKEALTEDGLGDVQVQKLMDYQGDGAAAFVVRTSEVDKDIVYTALEENGCVPMELEADTEGLSFIKQIGPRVGEELKAKALNAIFMAMIFIIFYVWYRFQFKWGVAAVAALAHDTIITIGLLALIRLDISLTIIAAILTIVGYSINDTIVVFDRIREDRRLRKGKTLAETVNISINEVLSRTVITSLTTFVAAFILFIISGGVLSRFALTLMIGIIVGTYSSIFIASPILVDWHAKLKKK from the coding sequence ATGACTAAGTCCGCCAATTGGCGTAACTGGAGTTCGATTGCTTTATTTGTAGTGTCAATCCTTATGGTTTGGCCGACTTTTCACTGGTATACACTGCCAACCGCTGAAAGAGACCGGGCGGAGGCCAGCGTTCAACCTGAAACAGACAACCCTCATCTAAGGGCGGTACTTGACACCCTGCAGAGCCAGGGCGGAGAAAGCCTGCTGGAGGAATACAGGAACCTTTACCGGACCAGTGAAGGTACAATAAAACTGGGGCTTGATCTCCAGGGCGGAATGTACCTGTCCTACATGGTTGTCCCGACTCCCGGCCTGGATGAGGAAGAAGCTATCGACCAGGCTCTTGAGGTTATAAGGAACAGGATAAATGAGTTTGGTGTTTCAGAACCCTCAATTACCCGTCAGGGCAGCGATAGAATAGTAGTACAGCTGCCGGGAGTTCGTGATCCGGAAAGAGCCAGGGCAATTGTAGAGCGGCAGGCTATGCTGGAGTTCAAACTCGTTGCATACCCTTCGGAGGAACACCCCACCGTATCCAGCGTGCCGGTTCTGAGGCAGGTTGACAACTTCCTGACCGGTAAGGAGGAGGAAGAACCCGCATCAATTGACAGCCTTATTGGCGAGTCCTCCGATACAACAGGAATTGAAGCCACTGAAATTTCTATTCAGGACACAGATTCATCAGTTCAATTCGATTCACCGGAAGGATTTTCTCTTCCTCAACGGGAGACCGAGGGAGAAAATTTAGCGGATGAAATCACTATTCCGGAAATGGAAAGGCCTGGAAGCCTTGCCAGCCTCATCGAGATGGCATCAGAAGACATTTCATATAGCACTGTCGGAATAGCGCCGGGCGACTGGATCGTTTACGTTGGCGACAAAATGGATAGGTTAAATGACGTTATCAATACACCGGCCGTTGACTCGATCATGGCTGAAGCCAATCTCAGATTCGTTTTCGGCAGGTTGGAAGAAACTCCCCAGGGATCACTGAGAGCTCTGTACATACTTCCCCGTGACATGACCCGTGGCTGGGAACGCCAGATCGACGAAGTGAGGGAAGAGTATCTTCTTACGGGAGCGAGTCTTACCGATGTGAGAATCCGTATGGGAAGCGCCCAGTCACTTTCAAACAATCCTTATCTCATTCTGGAATTCGATTCGGACGGAGCCAGGAACTGGGAACAGATTACAGGTAACAATGTAGATAAGCGGGTAGCCATAGTACTTGACGGCACAGTATACTCCGCCGCGACAATTCGCGAGCGGATATCCGGTTCCGGAACCAGGTTGTCCGGAGGGTTCTCAACGGAAGAAGCAAGAGACCTGAGACTTGTTCTGAAAGCCGGTTCACTGCCGGCGGAGCTTGTAATCGCCGAAGAACAGACCATAGGCCCGAGCCTTGGACAGCAGTCCATCAACAACGGCATGCTGGCGGGAATAATCGCGATATGCCTGGTGGCTGCCTTCATTATCATTTATTACGGAACGGGCGGGGTAATAGCAATTCTGGCACTTATCTTCGATATGCTGATTATCATGGGAGTTCTCTGCTTCCCCGGTCCACTGGCTCAGCTGGGAGTCAAGGGTCTTAACGCAACCCTTACTCTACCGGGAATAGCAGGAATCATTCTGACCATAGGCATGGCCGTTGATGCCAGCGTTCTTATTTACGAGAGAATCAGAGAGGAAAAGAGAGCCGGCAAGGGTATAAGGGCAGCCGTGAGGTCAGGATATTCCAGAGCCTTTGTTACCATCCTCGACGCTAACCTCACCACTTTGATTACAGCGCTTGTGCTGTACAAATTCGGAACCGGCCCGATAAAGGGATTTGCCGTTACTCTTTCAATTGGTATTCTGGCCAGTATGTTCTGTTCGCTTGTTTTCTCAAGGGCTGTTATAGAACTTCTCCTCAAGAGCAAGAAGAAAAAAGACCTGAGTTTCGGGAAATTTTCTGTTCTGGGCGACAGACATTTCTCCTTTGTGGAAATGCGGAAGAAGACGTACCTGATTTCTGCCGTAGTGATTCTCATAGGAATGGGAGCATTCTTCATCAACGGTGGCCTTGATCTTTCGATTGACTTTACGGGCGGTCTTGAAACGAACGTAATCAGCAACACCGCCTCAACAACCGGAGAACTGAAGGAAGCGCTCACCGAAGACGGCCTTGGGGATGTGCAGGTTCAGAAACTTATGGATTACCAGGGGGATGGAGCCGCCGCATTCGTTGTACGGACTTCGGAGGTAGACAAGGATATTGTCTATACCGCTCTGGAGGAGAACGGATGCGTTCCAATGGAACTGGAGGCTGATACCGAAGGGCTTTCCTTCATCAAGCAGATCGGTCCCAGGGTGGGAGAAGAACTGAAAGCCAAGGCGCTTAACGCCATTTTCATGGCCATGATATTCATCATCTTCTATGTCTGGTACCGATTCCAGTTCAAGTGGGGAGTAGCGGCGGTGGCCGCCCTGGCACACGATACCATTATAACCATAGGTCTGCTTGCTCTTATCAGGCTTGATATATCACTTACCATTATTGCGGCTATTCTGACGATAGTGGGTTATTCGATAAACGACACCATAGTAGTTTTCGACAGGATCCGTGAGGATAGAAGGCTCAGAAAGGGCAAAACTCTGGCGGAGACGGTGAACATATCAATAAACGAAGTTCTGAGCAGAACTGTGATAACATCTCTTACAACGTTCGTGGCGGCATTCATACTCTTCATAATATCGGGAGGAGTCCTGTCCCGATTCGCGCTTACACTCATGATAGGGATAATTGTAGGGACCTACTCTTCAATATTCATTGCCAGCCCGATACTTGTCGACTGGCACGCGAAGCTCAAGAAGAAGTAG
- a CDS encoding aminotransferase class V-fold PLP-dependent enzyme, which yields MKVYLDNNATTKVAPEVLDAMLPFLTERFGNPSSFHSFGSDIMEDIEKARNKVAELIGADAEEIYFTSGGTESDNTALIGAVEINPLKPGFVTSRIEHPAVLETAEHIAEERHLVAFSEVNSDGTLDMDSFDSCISEKTGLVSIMMANNETGVVMQVEEAARKAHEAGALFHTDAVQAVGKIAVDVRSIGIDMLSLSAHKFHGPKGVGALYIRKGIKIPPLMLGGHQEKGMRAGTFNAPGIAGLGKAAELAVEHLSEKIDETGLLLERLEKGILDNCSGTVIAGANARRLPNTATVMFGGVESEAIMTMLDVEGICVSSGSACSTGEGTPSYVLSAMGIDPVDASTAIRFSLSRYTTNREIDYVMEILPPIIERLRRISPYAK from the coding sequence ATGAAAGTATATCTCGACAATAACGCTACCACAAAAGTTGCTCCTGAGGTTCTCGACGCGATGCTTCCATTTCTGACGGAGAGGTTCGGAAACCCATCCAGTTTTCATTCTTTCGGAAGCGATATAATGGAAGATATCGAAAAGGCCAGGAATAAAGTTGCTGAACTCATAGGAGCCGATGCCGAAGAAATTTATTTCACGTCAGGGGGAACCGAAAGCGATAACACAGCTCTGATAGGCGCTGTCGAGATCAATCCTCTGAAACCAGGCTTTGTTACATCCAGGATCGAGCATCCGGCAGTGCTTGAGACAGCGGAACACATTGCTGAAGAGAGACATCTCGTTGCCTTTTCCGAAGTTAACAGTGACGGAACACTGGACATGGATTCTTTTGACAGTTGTATCAGCGAGAAGACCGGTCTGGTTTCAATAATGATGGCCAACAACGAAACCGGCGTTGTAATGCAGGTAGAAGAAGCAGCTCGCAAAGCCCACGAAGCGGGAGCTTTGTTTCATACGGACGCTGTTCAGGCTGTAGGAAAAATAGCCGTGGATGTAAGATCAATCGGAATAGATATGCTCAGCCTCTCCGCTCACAAATTCCATGGACCGAAGGGAGTGGGAGCCCTTTACATCAGGAAAGGGATAAAAATCCCTCCGCTCATGCTTGGGGGCCACCAGGAAAAGGGAATGAGGGCCGGCACTTTCAACGCTCCGGGAATTGCGGGACTCGGAAAAGCAGCAGAACTTGCGGTAGAGCACCTTTCGGAGAAGATCGATGAAACAGGATTACTTCTGGAAAGATTGGAGAAAGGCATACTTGATAACTGTTCCGGAACTGTCATAGCGGGCGCGAACGCAAGGAGGCTTCCCAATACAGCTACAGTGATGTTCGGGGGAGTTGAAAGCGAAGCGATAATGACCATGCTGGACGTAGAAGGTATTTGCGTATCTTCCGGTTCTGCCTGCAGCACCGGAGAAGGAACCCCCAGCTACGTTCTTTCGGCTATGGGGATTGACCCGGTTGATGCCAGCACCGCTATTCGGTTCAGTTTGAGCAGATATACAACCAATAGAGAGATAGATTACGTGATGGAGATTCTTCCTCCAATCATTGAAAGGCTCAGAAGAATATCTCCCTATGCGAAGTAA
- a CDS encoding iron-sulfur cluster assembly scaffold protein: MWKYSEKLMDHFMNPRNSGQLPDPDGHSEIGSPQCGDAMTLDIRVDDDNRIADIRFMTFGCAGAIAAASALTEIARGKTLEEALEITNDRIVEFLGGMPEEKYHCSVMGHEALSAAVSNFRHRSDNVAEHLKAIISEMPEDLAEAAGNGGISITHVHPERVHVRLAGGDSISVITILEREMRKRTGKAVKVSVTE, from the coding sequence ATGTGGAAGTATTCAGAAAAACTCATGGATCATTTCATGAATCCAAGGAATTCAGGGCAACTGCCCGATCCGGATGGGCATTCCGAGATTGGTTCTCCCCAGTGTGGCGACGCCATGACCCTTGATATCCGGGTGGATGACGACAATAGAATCGCGGATATAAGGTTCATGACCTTCGGCTGCGCTGGAGCCATTGCCGCGGCCTCCGCCCTGACGGAAATAGCCAGAGGAAAAACGCTGGAGGAAGCTCTTGAGATCACAAACGACCGGATAGTTGAATTCCTCGGCGGAATGCCGGAGGAGAAGTACCACTGCTCCGTAATGGGGCATGAGGCGCTTTCTGCGGCGGTTAGCAATTTCAGACATCGAAGCGATAACGTTGCTGAACATCTCAAAGCCATCATCAGTGAAATGCCTGAAGACCTTGCAGAAGCCGCCGGGAACGGAGGGATTTCGATCACACATGTTCATCCGGAGCGTGTACATGTCAGGCTTGCGGGAGGTGACTCTATATCCGTCATCACTATTCTGGAAAGAGAAATGCGTAAGAGAACGGGAAAAGCAGTGAAAGTGAGCGTCACCGAATGA